The genomic interval ataccTGAGTAAGGATTATTGGCTAGGCTCCCATCTCTGCCAGACAGGGTTGCAGTGGGCCCTGGGAATGTGATTCCATAGTAATCCTGCACAGTGTGGAACATGATTACAGTAGGACGATTAAAACCAGACACACCAAtcacaaaaaaagttaaaaggaaaaaaaaaaaaaaacacccatcaCCTTGATATGACACACAATACCAGTCACAAGTTTGGACACATACCTAAGCCATTTTGACCTAGACGCTTATGCTCAAACTTTGTTTCCAACCAGACGCCACACTTCCAATCCACGTTGCTTTTATAAGCACGGGAAGCTGGAATAATACCTTTTAATCTGGAGTATTCGCTCTTATAAATGTGAATGCACctttgtaaataatataaatgtgcaAAACTAGGTGTTCAAGCATTTGACCATTATTACTTTATAAACACTGCCAgaaagaaacaataataatagcacCGCTCCACTGAACAGCCAGCTCAGCAACAAATCTGAACCCGGATCCATCCAGAACCTTAATTGGTGCGTTCCTGAAACACAGCAGTGTGCGCCGATACTTTAATCATTATCCGTACAAAATACTAGAGGAGTGTGAGTGCAAACACTGGGGCTGAATCTCAGGTGTCTTTCTACACTATTTGTGAGGGCACAAGGTGCAGCTCTATTCATTTGTACTCCGTGTAGTGTGCAACAAAGTGAACGGGAGGGCATTTGGGACTTGTCCTAATACTagaaaaaggggaagaaaagTAACACCAAGCCATGTACACTATCAGTCAAAAGTTCgtggacacttgactgaaatgtatctcatgatcttaaaaaccttttgatctgaaggtgtatgattaaatgtttgaaatcgatGTTGTagtcaaaaatataatcgtgccgacgtattcaatTTCTTTTGTTAGAAAactcacattttatttacaaaagaattttttttttaaatggatgactgagcgaaatattccgaaaagcagccgataagagtccagcgtaggtgggaactcctttaatacagtttaaaaagcatctcaattCCTCAAAATCCTCAAGAAATCGttcgagaaaatgccaagaatacgtttctggaaattctaggcaaaaaggggggtctactttgaagatgttaaatttttaattagtttgatttattttggatttttcattatcacgacataattcccatagttccctttgtgttattccagagttttgattactttattattattctaaaatgtcggggggaaataataataaagaatgagtgtctaaacttttgactggtagtatagataaaatatatatatatatatatataaaaaataaaatactgtgagtgaataaaaatgaatctgaaacattacattgcacacacactacgTGAATAACtactgaagatttttttttttgctgaaaggAATTCCAATTAATCCGTGCGTCTTCCCTATTTTTAGCTCCACCCCGGCTTACGTGGTACCTGGGCAACTAAGTTCAGCACGGTTTGCTTGGAGGTGGAAACGGAAACAACGTGGAGGATCGTGGGCGATTTGCTACACGACATCTGGTGGAAAAGTTCTGTAAGCCTCTGTTTTCCAGAGGGAAGCTACTATTCTTGTCAACAATCAGGTTTCACTCTCACCGAAATGCTGAACAAGATGGGTACGGACTCACCATTGGTAGCCTGGACTGCAGCATGTGGAGGTCTTCGTAGCCGTAGATTTGCTGGAGGACGCAAACGGAGCTCATTGCGTTACAACGTTACCTTCACACTCacttttctaaaaaataatcacCTTTCTACATTTATATTCCCCCAGAGTTGCAGAACTCCAATGATAGTGAGACACACCCTAAAATCATTACAGTTTCAACAgattaatacaaaaacaagcCAGAGATTAAAGTGAAAgcttatctcttttttttttttttttgtaaatttaaaaaaaaatcctataacGGTTACCGGGTATGCAGGCAGCAGGCCTCCAGGCCCCATGATATACTGGTTGGGTAGCAGCGGAGGAACCCCCTGAGACAAGTTAGGGGGGGCTTTTCCTGTAATGCAACAGAAGAAAAAACCATATTAGCAAAGACGGATGGATCCAATAcagggaggagaaaaaaaactcacAGAATGACGACTTATGCAGCTAGCACAGTTGCTTCTATCTTCCAACTAAAGCTCTAAATAACGCATAATGCATGGCGTGAAGTCAGACCAGTAGAAGAAGAAAGCAGGGGTGCGGTCCTGATGGCCGAGGGTGCGGTGGTTCCGTTCCCGCTGAGCCCGAGTACTGCCGAGTGCAGGCTGCTGCTTACTGCACTGCTCACGCCGTTGTTACCGGAAAGCGCTGAGACGGACACGGAGGAGAACGCCGCTGACGACGCGGCCAGAGAATTCACGCTGTCCACGTTGGTGTACTGCAGGTACAAACGAGACCGAAAGACATGAACAGTGGTGTCgtggaagaaagagaaaaaaagaaaaaaaaaaggcaacgcGTGGTCGTAACGTTAAGGAACTAATTTGATCTCTGTTATTAATTCAATAggtgagaaataaaacaggaaCGCGAGTGGTGTTAATAATCAGGCAAATAATCAGCAACATAGCAgaagttgattagtttcctattacagcactCCTCGTGGTGTTTTTATATCACAGAGAATGTTGCGGAAGGTGTTGCTGCAGGATTTAACCCGTATTaccatcttttcttttcttagcaAGACTctaagattttgtttttataggcgtttttttttttttttttaaatgttttgcaaTAATGGGCTTGATGTGGAGTTATGATGTAACAACAATAATTGTTACGCAAGTATTTTGAAGGCTGTGACAataggccgtgtgtgtgtgcgtttcacTGTCATCACACACCGTTAGTGAAGAGCTGGTGCCAAGCGCTGATACTGAGGAATGGCCACTGCTCACATGGCTACTAGGGAAAAACCGAAGGGGGACAAAGAAACAGATAATGTGTCACTCTTCAGTGTGCTTCCATTTTGTCCCTGAGAAGAACAGATAAACAAGTTCACCTGCTGAGAGAGGAGAGGGTTGCAGAGGGCAGTTCAGGTGCCAGGCTGGATAGAGTCGAGCTGTGGGGCGTAACTGAAGGGGGCAAAAGAGACAACGGGGCAGAAGGCAGAGCAACACTGGTGCTACCGCCTAAAGACGGAGACTCTGGCTTCGGAGTGGAGGAACTCGATGTAGCTACAAGCAGAAGAGAAgtagaaaatgtttattttaaaaaataataataataaatcgcATCCAAAGccaaaaatacagagaaaagaaaatctgCTTACAGTCTAGAGCAGCAGAGGTCCTGacaccattaaaaccattctgTTCAAGGAGAAATCAAATACACTGTCAACTTTTATCTAAAAGAATCCAAAAAGTCATCGGTAACGATGAAAGGTATCTGGTGGGTTATCTACCGTGCAGCTAAAGGAAAGCAGACTTTCTCACTAACCGTCACAGGTCCAGAGGACTCCTTGCTCTGGGAGAAGGTCAGTCTTGAGTGAGGAGCCACTCCACAGTCAAAGCTGTTCCCAGCTGAGGACGCCACCGATgacgaggaagaagaggaggaagatgaggaggtAGAGGTGGATACTGAGTTGGCACTGGGGGTAGTAAGGGTGGAGGGAGCGAGACTGGGTAGCACCGAGGGAGGTGGGTAGATGCTGTCAGAGGAGGCCAGAGGAGGCAGCAACAATGGGACAGTACTGGCCAGAGATTCACTGCTGGGATGAACAAGCAATACTGTCACAGTGTGTATATCTccgtgtctactttgaagatgctaaaacacaattattttggatttttttttttatcacaacataattcccatagttacatttgtgttattccagagttttgataactttattattattctaaaatgtgaggggaaaataaataaataaataaagaatgagtgtgtctaaacttttgactggtagtataGATTAAATTAACAAGGCTTCATTAACAGATTAGGATATACAGTAGGTTTTAAAGACCCTGCTTGATGTCTACAGACCTCCAGGGGTCCATGAAGCATACTCGgagagagttttaaaaaaaaaataaataaaactaacaaCAAAACTAGCTGGTTTCTGTTAATGGAGATTTGATGACTCCGATAAATTGGTATAACGAAACACATTTGCCTATGTTCACCAAATAATCAATCGTAAGGGGGTTTGAAAAGGTTCCCAAGCTCCAAAAGCTTAAGAACCACTGCTATACCTGAAATACAGTATGCTTTTCAAATATAGgataatgtgtaaaaaaaaaaaaaaaaatgtacattcacTTCTCCTAACTGACCTGATTGGTTTGGAGTAGAGGCTGCTTTGGGTCTGCGGAACAGGCACAGGGGCTTCTCGCGTAGCTTCACTGTTGCAACTCTCAGGCTGGCCAAACTCTGGCAACGCTGACTCTGAGCCAAAGTCCAGAGCGCCGAATTGCACGTTGAGCCCAGACACGTCTGCCGAGCCAGGCATCTCCACCGCAGTGGACGGAATCTATACACGCAGACGATATTTTCTTTTACCTCATAACTATATGATTACAGCTGCAAACCGTAGTGTGCTGTTATTTCCTATTTTTTTAAGTTCTTCATAATTTCGATTCAGAGATAGGGCACGGAACACTGATGCGGAGCACTTCCTGGAGCGATAAACTGCACTTGTTTAACTTAAACCATACCAAATCATTCTGAAATAATTTTCTCTGCACAgcctgtgacaaaaaaaaaagaagaaaacacactcaCCTTGGATGTGGGAGCTATCCTTCGTTTCTGCGTCTTAATCTGCCGGTGCTGCGTGCCGCTGACCTGCGAGTCTGTTGTCTGCGGAGGGGCCGCGTGGGTTTGAGAAGGCTCTGGCGCTTTGGAGAATGCCTCCGGTGGAGCCTGGATGGCCGACGGGCCGTTCTGTGCCAGAGGACTGGGCTGCCTCGCCAGCGGTAGAGATCCCGTGTTGCTCAGAGAGCTCTGCTGCCGCTGGCTCAGCTGGCTTAGCACCGACGAAGGCTCTGGTTGCATCTTAAACTCCCCTAGAAGGCACACACGGTGCGAGAATAAAGTCCAAACGGTCGAGAGCTGAACATGAACGGGAGGCGGAAATAATAGACTGGTGTGAAAATGATGGATGTGGAATGAAACTTACGACTGAATTGGGAGGGCAGTGAGGCAGAGCTCTGTGTTCCTGGAGGTTTGATATCCCAAGATGAAGAGGGAACAGGCATCCCTGTACCCCCCAGTCCACCTACAGGGTCACGGTCATCCCCCGAGCTAGGAGGCTGGGAAGTAAGCTGCCCAAGGCCTGGTCCCTTCAGTTGCTCCAGTATCTGTTGTCCAGCGGTCTGTCCCAGCTTAGGGCCACCCAGCTCCCCAAATCCAGAACCCAGAACTGAGGACTGGAGACAGAAACAAAACTCAGAACTCACTAGTATTGTAACTCTAGTATTGTAAGATGCAGTCATAAGGACATTCTGacgtacactaccggtcaaaagtttagacacactcactcattatttattttccacattttagaataataataaagtcatcaaaactctggagtaacacaaatggaactatgggaattatgttgtgataaaaaaaatccaaaataatttagtattttagcatcttcaaagtagacacactttttgcctagaatttccagaaatgtattcttggcattttctcactCGATTTCTTGAGGactttccctgagatgctttctAAACAGTATTAAACAAGTTCCCATATATGCTAGACACTTATAagctgcttttctgaatatttcgctcagagtcaaaaaaaaaaaaagttatttgtaaataaaatgttagttttctaatgaaaaaatgaatatgTAGGAACAATGATATTTTTacctacaacaccgatttcaaacatttaatcatacaccttcagatcaaaaggtttttaagagcATGGGAAACGTTTtagtcaagtgtccacaaacttttgaccggtagtgtatctCAAACACATCCTCGTTACTGCGCCACTGTGTAACAGAATCGAGTTTGCACTATAGCACACATTGTAAACGATATAAAAAGGAATTCTATAACTCCCCTTAAGTGAAgttatagattttatttgaattcaAATTCTTGTCTGTGCCACTTTGCCTCTTTCTTGTTTCCAGTGCCTCACCAGGGTGGCATGTGCGTAGCTGGTACTGCCCGTGGCAACGCTGCCTCCGTTGCGCGTGGGCTGGTGGTGGGAGTTGGTGAAGACGAGGCTGTGGCCAAGCCCTTGAGACGAGGCAGGCTTCGGATTCTCCGACTCCTCTCTGCCGGCAGGCTTCTGCAGCAGAGACGCCAGGTCCAGACTGCGCAAGAcaacacagacatacacacacacacacacaggtcagctGCCGCCGTCCTTACAGGAGCGATCGAATCACAGCGGTGCTGGTTTTAACAATAGGTCATGCTGTAATTTGTCACCTTTGGCCAGGGGTGATATGATGATTCTCAGCTGGAGGTGCTGCACATGAGGAGGTGAACACTTTGGTCTCTGAGAGCTGAAAAGGACAAAACCTAATCAGTTGTCAAAGCCTCTTAATATTAAAATCTTTTCatagcaaaatataaatagataTTCAGAAAGACGGGCGTGACGTACGCTCACATCCTCGGTCCAGTCTTCAGCTGCCCAGTCTTCCAGAGTGTTGCGCCACGCCACTGTAGAGCCATGATGAAGAAAGCGGACAAGGGTGAAATCAGGGAAAAGCCTATTTGCTACATCCTGGCGCTAAAGTAAAATCAGGTGTGTTTAAATGCTCGGGTTTCTTACCTGTACCATCTGTGGCGTCGTTGGTCCCCGATTCCCATACGTCAGCATGCGAGTTGGTCGTGCCACTGTCCATAGTGTAGTCCGCTGGGTTAAAGGTCCTGCAGATtgaacgttaaaaaaaaaacaaaaaaaaaacacaaaacaaaaattttatataaaaagaaaatctttAATGGAGAGTAAACCAAAGCAAAGCTGTGAAAGGCCAGTTGATGTGTGCGCATATTACCATACTGACCCCATTCCCTGTGCTGTGAACCTGCTGGCCCCTGGGGCCCGGCCTCTCCCCCTGCCTCcagacactacacacacacacacacacacacacacacacacacacacacacacgtaaatatTAACAAACCTCCTGAGACACTACAAAGTGACTATGTGCGCAATTTTGCATTTGTGTACCTCGTCCTTTCCCCCTGCGGCCGCGGTCAGCTCCTTTCTCCACCGGTGCGGAATCCACTCCGTTCTCCTCAACCCTCGCTGACGACCGCAAATTTACACGTgcggagaaagaaaaaaaaacacagtgtcTTCATATgtaaactgtatatataaacagtacACATGCAAAATCGATATGAACGATTTCGCAATGACTCTTTGTACAGTTTAATATATTAGCACCCTCGACAAAATAAACCACTCTTAAATCTCTGGCCAACGTTTAATCGAATAAACAAACATGGAAACCTGTTACTCGTTCGTCGGCTCGATCGGTGCTGGCTGTTACAGTACTTGGGGGTAAGTCTGTTCCCAAAGCATACAATACAATAACGGCAACATCTACGAAATGT from Ictalurus furcatus strain D&B chromosome 18, Billie_1.0, whole genome shotgun sequence carries:
- the ubap2a gene encoding ubiquitin-associated protein 2a isoform X7, whose protein sequence is MMTSLGGDRARSTREKVLPTSTQTTQPQKQLQATAEQIRLAQMIYDKNDADFEDKVNQLMEVTGKNQDECMVALHDCNEDVNRAINFLLEGTSDTTSWETVGKKKSLGKDGISSESKENKENREKKGEKESTKARGGANRRGKVASRNRPARVEENGVDSAPVEKGADRGRRGKGRVSGGRGRGRAPGASRFTAQGMGSVWTFNPADYTMDSGTTNSHADVWESGTNDATDGTVAWRNTLEDWAAEDWTEDVSLSETKVFTSSCAAPPAENHHITPGQSLDLASLLQKPAGREESENPKPASSQGLGHSLVFTNSHHQPTRNGGSVATGSTSYAHATLSSVLGSGFGELGGPKLGQTAGQQILEQLKGPGLGQLTSQPPSSGDDRDPVGGLGGTGMPVPSSSWDIKPPGTQSSASLPSQFSREFKMQPEPSSVLSQLSQRQQSSLSNTGSLPLARQPSPLAQNGPSAIQAPPEAFSKAPEPSQTHAAPPQTTDSQVSGTQHRQIKTQKRRIAPTSKIPSTAVEMPGSADVSGLNVQFGALDFGSESALPEFGQPESCNSEATREAPVPVPQTQSSLYSKPISSESLASTVPLLLPPLASSDSIYPPPSVLPSLAPSTLTTPSANSVSTSTSSSSSSSSSSSVASSAGNSFDCGVAPHSRLTFSQSKESSGPVTNGFNGVRTSAALDSTSSSSTPKPESPSLGGSTSVALPSAPLSLLPPSVTPHSSTLSSLAPELPSATLSSLSSSHVSSGHSSVSALGTSSSLTYTNVDSVNSLAASSAAFSSVSVSALSGNNGVSSAVSSSLHSAVLGLSGNGTTAPSAIRTAPLLSSSTGKAPPNLSQGVPPLLPNQYIMGPGGLLPAYPQIYGYEDLHMLQSRLPMDYYGITFPGPTATLSGRDGSLANNPYSAAHAPQAAQPPQAQSQGQSQPQPQGHHSTQQAFLNPALPPGYSYTGLPYYPGVPGMPSAFQYGPTMFVPPASAKQHGMGLSNPSTPFQQPGGYSQHTFSSGYDDLTQGPAGAEYSKGYSNSSQTQAKSAASGPGKGVSVTSSNSGVPDISGTVYNKTQSFDKQGFHAGTPPPFNLPSALGGTGPLNPGGAPGYAPGPFLHILPAHQQPHSQLLHHHLTQDGQGGPNQRNQSSSMQQKTQVNKSSYGSSPYWGN
- the ubap2a gene encoding ubiquitin-associated protein 2a isoform X5 — translated: MMTSLGGDRARSTREKVLPTSTQTTQPQKQLQATAEQIRLAQMIYDKNDADFEDKVNQLMEVTGKNQDECMVALHDCNEDVNRAINFLLEGTSDTTSWETVGKKKSLGKDGISSESKENKENREKKGEKESTKARGGANRRGKVASRNRPARVEENGVDSAPVEKGADRGRRGKGRVSGGRGRGRAPGASRFTAQGMGTFNPADYTMDSGTTNSHADVWESGTNDATDGTVAWRNTLEDWAAEDWTEDVSLSETKVFTSSCAAPPAENHHITPGQSLDLASLLQKPAGREESENPKPASSQGLGHSLVFTNSHHQPTRNGGSVATGSTSYAHATLSSVLGSGFGELGGPKLGQTAGQQILEQLKGPGLGQLTSQPPSSGDDRDPVGGLGGTGMPVPSSSWDIKPPGTQSSASLPSQFSREFKMQPEPSSVLSQLSQRQQSSLSNTGSLPLARQPSPLAQNGPSAIQAPPEAFSKAPEPSQTHAAPPQTTDSQVSGTQHRQIKTQKRRIAPTSKIPSTAVEMPGSADVSGLNVQFGALDFGSESALPEFGQPESCNSEATREAPVPVPQTQSSLYSKPISSESLASTVPLLLPPLASSDSIYPPPSVLPSLAPSTLTTPSANSVSTSTSSSSSSSSSSSVASSAGNSFDCGVAPHSRLTFSQSKESSGPVTNGFNGVRTSAALDSTSSSSTPKPESPSLGGSTSVALPSAPLSLLPPSVTPHSSTLSSLAPELPSATLSSLSSSHVSSGHSSVSALGTSSSLTYTNVDSVNSLAASSAAFSSVSVSALSGNNGVSSAVSSSLHSAVLGLSGNGTTAPSAIRTAPLLSSSTGKAPPNLSQGVPPLLPNQYIMGPGGLLPAYPQIYGYEDLHMLQSRLPMDYYGITFPGPTATLSGRDGSLANNPYSGEVTKFGRGDSTSPAPPTTLSAAHAPQAAQPPQAQSQGQSQPQPQGHHSTQQAFLNPALPPGYSYTGLPYYPGVPGMPSAFQYGPTMFVPPASAKQHGMGLSNPSTPFQQPGGYSQHTFSSGYDDLTQGPAGAEYSKGYSNSSQTQAKSAASGPGKGVSVTSSNSGVPDISGTVYNKTQSFDKQGFHAGTPPPFNLPSALGGTGPLNPGGAPGYAPGPFLHILPAHQQPHSQLLHHHLTQDGQGGPNQRNQSSSMQQKTQVNKSSYGSSPYWGN